The Arachis ipaensis cultivar K30076 chromosome B05, Araip1.1, whole genome shotgun sequence nucleotide sequence ATATTTAAAAGACAATAAAAATCAATCTAAATCAGTTTAaagttgttttattttatatttattaattatttttaaaataaatacataaaattataaatattaaattaaataaaataattttagattatTGTCTTGTTAATGCAATTTTTTTTCTGCCCTCGTCAACTTCACCGCATGCTTTCATATTTGTTAATCCTACTATAAATTTTAACAGCAATTTATTATATCTTATCAACTTTTTAATCGAAAATCTTGATACAAGTTTGGacaaatttttatttgttttagttgaACGAAATTCGAGCAAAACACACCTTTTATTATAAGTTTATTTAATTTAAGTACGATTTTAAAATCCAATAAACTGTATTTGAATAATGACAGTTTATAGAAAATATTAAGATGTCGACTGAGTATGGGAATCATTGAGATTTGGAGCTTATCTTTGAAGTTTCAGACCAACCTCTCACTTCACGCGCCCGTGACTTCACTCCCttgatttttttttggtgactgaaaagtatcaaaaacaaacaaataaaaaacaaaaagaaaagtatCAATAAAAATTTGTGTGAATTTGATACAACTGGGCGctgattaattaataataaatcacttattaaaaaattaaatatttatcgtAGCTAGTAAAACGTACTCAAACTCGTATTTTGACTTTTGGTAGTTGTACTTGTGGGTTTATGGACAAAAACAAATTTATCTAAAATGGATAAAATATGGTTATATCATATCATATATTGTATTTAAAAATTAGGGTTAAATACTAATTTCGTCCTTAAGGTATGAGgagaaaatcaaattcgtcccgagccttttttttgttattaaaatcattccCAACGCTAAAAAATGCTTTAAAATCATCCTCCCTTCGATAAAACAAAATTATTGGACACTTTTACCCTTTTAGTTGTTATTGTCAGTTGAACTTTCAATGAATAacgtttatttatttgtttatttatttatttttataaatggtTGGTTGGGGAGGGTTGGGATGAAATCAAAATCTCATCCCTAACCAACGTAACAGAGGAGCTGCTAGGGTTCGCGAAGGTGGGTGGAGCCATGGCTGCCGAGAGCTCACGGTCGTCTCAGAGTCGGTCGTCTGCgcagaagagggagcttctttgTGGACATGGTGAGAGACCCGTGCTAAAAATTTCGGGAACGAAGAACAACCCTAGACGAGGATTTTGGGGCTGTGTCTACTATGAGGttcgtttttaaaatttttgttggtGGTTGATGGCAATATTTTGTTTATTCTGGGTACTGACTCTGGTGGGATGCTGCAGATCAAAGAAGAGTGTGAGTTCTTCCGATGGGCAGACCCAGAAGCAGAGAGTGAGAATCCGCAAGTTGCAAGGATGAAGAGGAAAGTTGCGGCCCTGAAAACAAAAGTGAGGGATATTGAGTGGAAGTTCAAGGTTGCTGCAGTGTTGGGACGGTTGGATGAGTTTGTTTATTTTGCTTCTGGTCGCAGATTTGGTTGAATCAGAGGCAGGGGCTACCATGTGTGATGCCGTTGAAGTACTGAAGAACgaatgattgacggtttagaattcagaataaattcccgttgcaagtatagtttctaaaccaagcaatcatcctttcttacaaacgttttggttgtcacaagtaacaaacccgataaaatttataaaccgaagtattcaaacatcgggtcgtcttctcaaggaattgcagggaggtgttcttattattagttatggaaaacaatgtttttgggttttgaaaggtttgaacaaggaaaataagttgcagggattaataaattaatatctaataaaactcttggcaatgtatgaaaattcgaaagtcctatcctagttattcttatgagaattgagtttaatcccacttagttaacctttacgaaagcaaggaaaagtcaagtggactaattagttagattcccaagtcctagccaactcctaaggaaagactagagttagtagaattcaattcaattagcagacataacaatcaatcacgataagtttgataactcaagaactttcagttaatcaattaaagccaagaatataaaaaaaaaagctaaataagaatcataaatctgaattacctcaattgcattaataagagagaatcaatctaaacataaagagttcataagccaatttggcaacataagtaattaaagaaaaacattgaagtatctgaaagtaaaagagaaatataaagtaaaaggaatattgaacctgagaggaagttgaaataataagttgaaataataagaaatcctaacccttttaaaaggaatcctaatcctaaaacctaagagaggagagaacctctctctctaaaaactacatctaaattatgaaaagtgaataattcaatgcatgttaatgaatggatgcattctcccactttataacctctaatctgtgttttctagacttggatctgggccaaaaagggtttcagaaatcgctgggggcgttttcggcagtttctggtgcgtggcgtctgtcacgcgtccgcgtgggtcacgcggtcgcgtcatctgggagttttccttatcacgtgttcgcttcggtcacgcgtacgcgtcatttgcgctcTGCTCAAGGCACATGTctacgtcagtcacgcgttcgcgtcgctgccttttcacgctaggcacgcggccgcgtcgtccatgccctCGCGTCGTTGCCCTTTTtttcaaaactctattttgtgctttccttccatttttgtatgtttcctttccatcctttaagtcatttctgccctataaggcctgaaagtactcaacacacagatcacggcatcgaatggtaataaagggtaattaaaattgacaatttttaagcataggaaacatatttttcacatacatcacataataaggaaggaaaagtaaaaccatacaatttacatgaataagtgagtgaaggattgaacaaatcacctaaattgagcacaaaatacatcataaaatatgtgtTTATCAAGTATGGTTGATGAAATTAGGGGAGAATTTAGGGTTCACTTTGGATGTGTTTGAGTGaatatgagttttgtaaattgagtTGTATTGTGAGGTGCTTGAATGAACATGTGCATTGACGGAGTGTGTGTTAATGAGTTTGGTTTAGGGTGTTTGTGATTAATTATGTGAGTGCACTGCTATCCTTGTAATTTGACAATTAATTGGAAAGGAAAATTTATATGTTTGCCTGGAATTGATAATGAAGAGTTGTGTTAATCAACTTTAAAGCATATGAAGTGACATTAAACAGAACCACAAGCATATCAGCAGAACACAACTATGTGAAATTCATtaataagcatagaaaaataacACCAAAAGGTGGAAACTTCAATCACCATCAATTCCATTACATGGACCCTGATCAAAATATTATCTTTAGGATTAGGGAAACAACAACAAAAGATGGATACCTATGACATCCAGAAACCTAGAGCAACTCTGTTGCTATCTAAGAAACATGAAGCATAAACCATGTTGTGTAAGTTTCAGACCAAAAAAAGTGTCACAAATAttgaataaattatcatttgtacccataaaaattTAAAACGTTGACAAATATGTACCCACAAAAAAACGAAAGTAactttgtacccataaaagatagaTTTTTACAGATAAATATATTCAAACCTTAagaaattatttaaaattcccaATTTGCCCTTTAAATATAatctaattttaatttctaattttatttaccATCTTCTCTTCTCCAATTCCAAACCCTACGTCCCTAGCACCGCTCTCATCCCTTGCTATCACCATAGCCATCAACATCACCACCACTTCCGCCGCCATTATACTCAACCCCATCTTCATCATCGTTGTCTTCAATCTCATGTACCTCAACAACATCATTATCGTCCCCCTCTTCTTCATCTATCTCCTCCCCATACTCATTATCCTCTTCATCAATtatggaaaaaaaattcaaactttaaaaaaaaatcaggCACCCCACAAATCAATAACACAAAAAATCAAAGTGAAGGAGAAAAGAACCCACGATTGAGGAACGCAGATATGAACGCTGTTGGTAATATTTATTTGTCAAATAAATGTTCTAATTTTTAACAgcatctctctctttctctgaaTACAATTATTCAATTTAAGCTAAGCAAACGAAGCACCCATCTTTgtatagaagagagagagaacaaAAACAGCATAGACACAGAAGCCATGTCTGCTTTTGATACCTTCAGTGTCGACTCCGATCACCACCAAAACCACGCCGACAAAGACAACTTCTCCAGATACGGTGGTTACTCCAACTTCTCCGGCGGCAATGTCCCCGTCGTTGACCACACTTCTTCGTCTGCTTCCCTGGACATCTTCGGGTTCAGCGATCTAGATCCAAGCTACTCCCAGTCTCCCTTCGAACCGGTGCATGTAGCAGAAAATGGTAACGACAACCGCTACCACGATGACAGGGTTTTTGTCTTAGACGAACCAGTGCTTCCACTGCCTACAGAGATGGGATCGGAGGAAGGTTACGCCCTTCGTGAGTGGTGCCAGTGAGAAGTGAGAAATgatgaaaattttggaaaatttggAAGATTCAAAAAACCTTAATAAAGATGGGGTTGTTGATGTTGACCATGAGAGGAGAAAGAGGCTGTTGAGGAAGAGGCAGAAACGTCGAGAAGGGAGAACGGTGGGTTGAATAGACAAGCCAGCGGGTTCAAGGTTGAGCCTGTTGTGGGGGATGATGTGGAGGAATAGAGGGCAGTTtgggaattttaaataattttagggTTTGGATGGATTTGTCTGTAAAAATCTGTCTTTTGTGGGTACAAAGTCAATTTCATTTTTCTATGGATATATTTGTCAGCGTGTTaaactttcatgggtacaaatggtaatttattccaCAAACATTGGATCTACTCAAGTCAGCAATACATTAATAACACCACACAACTGAAATTTTCACAAAAGTCTAAAGTTTTCCCCAAAGTCTTGGTGGCAGTTTTGCCATGAGCCTCAGCTTTCTTGGAGATACATGAAGTGAAATTCTGTGACTGAAGGTCGAGCTGGATGCATCCTTTTCCTTTGGTGCTGGTGGTTGCTGTATGGAGCTTCTGATGGGCTTTATCTTGGGCCTTTGGTGGAGAGTACCTGCTGGTGGTGTGTTGGGCCTAGGTGATGGTGGTTTGGGCTTGGACCTGGATTGGGTTGACTTGGGTCTAGATGAGGTGGTGGCTGGTTGGGGCTGTGATGATGATTTATCTTGCCTGTTGGACCTCCTCCTACCTCCACTTGCAGATTGCATAACAGGCTGTGATGATGCCTTAGACCTGGTTATGGGCATTCCAGATGAAGGCTTCCTCCCTTCTTTGGTTCTCTTCACAGCAGCTTGCCTAGGCTGTTCGGCCTGAAACacattaaaaaaattagttaatgaaCCATTCAATTGTAACCCTAACATACATGTTGTAAACACACTTACATCTAGGGATGGTTTCTTGCATCCTCCCCTCTTGTGTCCTGATTCACCACAGTTTGGGCACCTCTGAATCTGTCCCTTCCTAGACAAGTGGGACCGGCTGCTGTCCAGAGCTTCATCTggtcctctcttcctcttcttgactGGTCTGTGGCTAGGCTTTCAATAAGGAGGAGGCATGACATCATCAAAGTTTGTCTTCTCCCATAAATCTGGGCCATTCAGAGGATTGATCACTGAATCAAAGCACTTGACATAGGTAGGCTTCTTGTAGCAGTCATCAACAAATGCATCTATGTCAAGTCCTTTAAAATTGATGCAGCTTATGGCATGTGTGCAAGGAATACCACTGAGCTGCCACTTCCTACAAGAACACACATGAGCAGACAGATCAACAGCAAATTTAGACAACCCATTAACAACCTCATATGTTTGTGCAGCAGACCAGTAAGACCTCCACTCACCAGCTGATCTGGACCTCCTCTCTATCTTCTCCCTAATGCGAGGTAAAACTGTaccattaaaatttttaattaattctctATTAACAGCCCATCTACTCATCAAATAAACCCTGATGTCCTCCAATATTGTAACTATAGGCTTCTCCCTAGACTTTACTATTGCACAATTAAAGCTCTCACACATGTTGTTTACAAGAGTGTCACATTTAGAATGAAAATTAAACCTGGATCTACTGCAAAATCTAGGAGGAATAGCATTCAGATGTCTGTGCGCCTCCACATTGATGTGCCTGATGACTTGCATCTCTTTCTCCCATTCCTTTCAGTGTGTAGCCTTTGCACACCTCTACATCAGCTGCTTCAAGTGTAGTCCAGGATATTTCTTCCTGAAGTTGTTGTACAAATGGCGGACACAGAACCTATGGTCTACACCTGGGATGACTTCATCGAAAGCCGGCAGCAGACCCTAACAAAGGAGGTAAAATTATGTGTTATAACAATAATTGTTTCAATATAAGTTATATGATTCAAcaaatagaaattaaatttaCCAATAAATAGAATTTAATTGATTGGATAACCGTTTACCTTCTGCTGTCAGACATGAAGGTTGATCTCCCAATTATCTCAGCACCAAAATCATCAATTAGCAGCTTCAAAAACCACTTTCAGGTGTCTTTAGTCTCTATCTCCACAATGGCATACGCGATTGGAAGCATTTGATAATTAGGATCCCACCCTATTGCTGTCAACAACTGCCTTCCTTGAGGTGTCTTGAGAAAACACCCATCGAACCCAATAAACCTCCTACACTGCAGAAAGCTCTTCTTGCAAGCAGCTAGACACACATATACCCTTTGAAATATGCAAAAATTGTTTAACCCCTGGTGCTGATCCTCAATCTCGAAATCAGGGGACCTCTGTACCTTGAGCGTCACTGATGACCCTGGATTAGCCCGTAGCAGCTCCGAGCAGTAGTCAGCAATCCTCTTGTATTGCTTCTGGTAAGTTCCTTGTATCTCATCCAATGCAGCTTGTCTAGACCTAGCTGCCATTGATTTTGTCACAGTCAGATTCCACTTTCTTTGTGCCTTCTTCACCAGGTCCTTTATCTTCACCTTTGGGTTATGTTCCACTTTCTTCTTAAATTCTCTACTCAGCCAACCAGTATGCATTATCCCAACCCTATGTGACTGGCCACAAGTATGCTTAAGGTTCATCGACCTAAGCTGCCAAGTCTCTTCCTCACTCATTTTTGCTGCGCATAACCAAAACGGACAACCTGGCTGACAAGCAGCCCTCACTCTAACCAAGTCAAGCTTGGCATACCTCAGTCCCCTTCTTGTTTACAGTGCATACACTATTACAGTGTCCTTGAATTCCTCCCTTGAAGCATATACAGTTCTAACCTCCTATTTGTAACTCGTCATGTCTTTAACATCTTTATGTATCGGATATCGAGTAGcttcattattatcatcatcctGGCTGTCCTCTTTATCTAAACCACCACCAACTTCATAATCCACATCCAATTCATCACTATTGAACCCTTCCTCATCACTGAAATCACCTCCTGCAACCCCTTTGCCTTTATCAACCCGACCACCATCCGTAGCACCTCTTACTTCCTCAAACCCGCTCTCATCATCGTACTCCTCTTCACTATCTGTAAACAGCACATCATCTGCACTATCAACGTCAACATCAGATGGAATAAACTCCTCATCATCGCTATCATTGTCACTATTCGATTTAACCTGCTCATCTGGGTTCAATTTATCTCCGTCGTTAACCTGCTCTGCATTGTCCCTTTCCACCTCTTGACCCTGTTCACCCTCAAAAATCACCAACTGATTCCGATTATGTTATTCTTCAGCATTGTCCCTTTCCACCTCCTGACCCTGTTCACCCTGTCCTCCAACATCAAGAAACCCTACTTCAGAAAATTCTTCAGCATCCTCAAC carries:
- the LOC107641228 gene encoding uncharacterized protein LOC107641228; this translates as MAAESSRSSQSRSSAQKRELLCGHGERPVLKISGTKNNPRRGFWGCVYYEIKEECEFFRWADPEAESENPQVARMKRKVAALKTKVRDIEWKFKVAAVLGRLDEFVYFASGRRFG